One genomic segment of Intestinimonas butyriciproducens includes these proteins:
- a CDS encoding DHHW family protein has translation MSKRYAVFLTVLFCAFLGVFFAANLITPDRTFSPQENRYLTQRPSLSAEDFRMRLPLRDSGDFFTGTFMSEFEQYITDQFVGRDGWIAAKAVAERTLGKGENNGVYLCASDTLIPRFDRPDEKRVADNLNYVNKLVENVEIPVYFSLIPGKVSLWADRLPAGAPNADENAILSQAEAATQANWVDIASVLRAHAGEEIYYRLDHHWTSLGAYYGYAALMDAMGLAAAPLDSYQRTTVSTDFNGTTFSTSGVRWMKPDSIDIYVPEEGITATTWSGTQPEEGVLYDWPKLEEKDKYAFFLGGNKPLTVLETAHTDAPKLLVVRDSYSDSLAPFLTTDFSEVHLFDPRYNKTPLTQYVAENDIDQVLVLYSVANFVTDSNLFVLSK, from the coding sequence ATGTCCAAACGATATGCCGTTTTTCTGACTGTGCTGTTCTGTGCTTTTCTGGGGGTGTTCTTCGCCGCCAACCTCATCACGCCGGACCGGACGTTTTCCCCGCAGGAAAACCGCTACCTGACCCAGCGACCCTCGCTGTCGGCGGAGGACTTCCGGATGCGCCTGCCCCTCCGGGACAGCGGCGACTTTTTTACCGGCACGTTCATGTCCGAGTTTGAGCAGTATATCACCGACCAGTTTGTGGGCAGGGACGGCTGGATCGCCGCCAAGGCCGTTGCCGAGCGGACCCTGGGAAAAGGGGAGAACAACGGCGTCTATCTGTGCGCGTCGGATACCCTTATCCCGCGCTTTGACCGGCCGGACGAAAAAAGAGTTGCGGATAACTTAAATTATGTGAACAAGTTGGTGGAAAATGTGGAGATCCCGGTGTACTTTTCCCTGATCCCGGGGAAGGTATCCCTGTGGGCGGACCGGCTCCCGGCGGGCGCGCCCAACGCCGATGAAAACGCGATCCTCAGCCAGGCGGAGGCGGCCACGCAGGCCAATTGGGTGGATATCGCCTCCGTACTCCGGGCCCACGCCGGAGAGGAGATCTACTATCGTCTGGACCACCACTGGACCAGTCTGGGGGCCTACTACGGCTACGCTGCTCTGATGGACGCCATGGGGCTGGCGGCGGCGCCGCTGGACAGCTATCAGAGGACGACGGTGTCCACGGATTTCAACGGCACGACCTTTTCGACCTCCGGTGTGCGCTGGATGAAGCCCGATTCCATCGACATCTATGTGCCGGAGGAGGGGATCACAGCCACGACTTGGTCCGGGACACAGCCCGAGGAGGGCGTGCTTTATGACTGGCCCAAGCTGGAGGAGAAGGACAAATACGCCTTTTTCCTGGGGGGCAACAAGCCCCTGACGGTACTGGAGACCGCCCATACGGACGCGCCGAAGTTGCTGGTGGTCCGGGACTCCTACAGTGACAGCCTGGCCCCCTTCCTCACAACGGATTTTTCGGAGGTCCATCTCTTTGACCCCAGATACAATAAGACCCCTCTCACCCAGTATGTCGCGGAAAACGACATCGACCAGGTGCTGGTCCTGTACAGCGTGGCAAATTTCGTCACCGACAGCAATCTGTTCGTATTGAGCAAGTGA
- a CDS encoding MBOAT family O-acyltransferase: protein MVFSSLLFLFLYLPVVLLIYYVTPLRWRNGVLLVFNLIFYGWGEPVYIVIMFLSTAIDYTHGMLVERYKRRDDDRGARLAVCSSVVFNLALLFFFKYWDFVAGSLAAIGLPLMPILGLSLPIGISFYTFQTMSYTIDVYRGDAPVQRNLINFGTFVTLFPQLIAGPIIKYKELGDQIDHRDCPVERFASGIQTFAVGLGKKVLLANNLGQLWDAYKALPAAELTTAGAWLGVIAFSLQIYFDFSGYSDMAVGLGRMLGFEFARNFDYPYISRSVTEFWRRWHISLGSWFREYVYIPMGGNRVSRPRLCFNLLVVWGATGIWHGASWNFLLWGLYFGVLLIVEKLWLGRRIERWPVPLQHAYALFLVAVSWAVFAVEDFSQLGPYLGAMFGFAGGGAFDGAFFYYLRSYLPTLVLACAASTPLAAGLWRRLPERVWKAALPVLLLCVLLLSTAYLVDATYNPFLYFRF, encoded by the coding sequence TTGGTTTTCTCCAGCCTCCTGTTTCTGTTTCTCTATTTGCCTGTTGTACTGCTGATTTACTATGTGACGCCCCTGCGTTGGCGGAACGGGGTACTGCTGGTCTTCAACCTCATTTTTTACGGATGGGGAGAACCGGTCTATATCGTCATCATGTTCCTCTCCACCGCGATTGACTACACCCACGGAATGCTGGTGGAGCGCTATAAGCGCAGAGATGACGACCGGGGCGCCCGGCTGGCGGTGTGCTCCTCGGTGGTATTCAACCTGGCGCTGCTTTTCTTTTTCAAGTACTGGGACTTTGTCGCCGGGAGCCTGGCCGCCATTGGGCTGCCCCTCATGCCCATTTTGGGCCTGAGCCTGCCCATCGGCATCTCTTTCTATACCTTCCAGACCATGTCCTATACCATCGACGTCTACCGGGGTGACGCACCGGTCCAGCGGAATCTCATCAATTTCGGCACCTTCGTCACCCTGTTCCCCCAGCTCATCGCCGGGCCGATCATCAAGTATAAGGAGCTGGGAGATCAGATCGACCACCGGGACTGCCCGGTGGAGCGGTTTGCCTCCGGCATACAGACCTTCGCGGTAGGTTTGGGCAAGAAAGTGCTGCTGGCCAACAATCTGGGGCAGCTCTGGGACGCCTACAAGGCTCTGCCCGCCGCGGAGCTCACCACGGCGGGCGCCTGGCTGGGCGTGATCGCCTTCTCCCTGCAGATCTACTTCGATTTCTCCGGCTACTCCGACATGGCCGTGGGCCTGGGCAGGATGCTGGGCTTTGAGTTTGCGAGGAACTTCGACTACCCCTATATCTCGCGCTCCGTCACCGAGTTCTGGAGGCGCTGGCACATATCCCTGGGGTCCTGGTTCCGGGAGTACGTGTATATCCCCATGGGGGGCAACCGGGTGTCCAGGCCCCGGCTGTGCTTCAATCTGCTGGTGGTGTGGGGCGCCACCGGCATCTGGCACGGCGCGAGCTGGAATTTCCTGCTGTGGGGGCTCTACTTCGGCGTGCTGCTCATTGTGGAAAAGCTGTGGCTGGGGCGGCGCATCGAGCGGTGGCCCGTCCCGCTCCAGCACGCCTACGCCCTGTTCCTGGTGGCGGTGAGCTGGGCCGTCTTCGCCGTGGAGGACTTCTCTCAGCTGGGGCCCTATCTGGGGGCCATGTTCGGTTTCGCCGGCGGCGGCGCGTTCGACGGCGCGTTCTTCTATTATCTGCGCTCCTATCTCCCCACCCTGGTCTTGGCCTGTGCGGCTTCCACGCCCCTGGCGGCTGGGCTGTGGCGGCGGCTGCCGGAGCGGGTGTGGAAGGCTGCACTGCCGGTTCTGCTGTTGTGTGTGCTGCTGCTGTCCACCGCCTATCTGGTGGATGCTACCTACAACCCCTTCCTCTATTTCCGCTTCTAA
- a CDS encoding Cna B-type domain-containing protein, translating into MLANSKKRVLSLFLAFVMVFGLLPTAAFAAANDGQIGKYVELNADNTIQAGTETATSTKTIQDPNGYVIMSKDITGTDKENEFLVTLKVETTEQESTMTATSGADVVLVFDVSTSMDYTTGGTAPGRWGWKLSNTRWTALKAAAESFITGLLANNKNRVSIVIYGGGNSFNGNKVHKTICNWTSDAQTAINTFKNYDVVRQNYVNQQGVTNKTSLRKAYLNDNGNDYGATNCQAGFVAAQEVLGQRGATENSSYVIYMSDGVTNRRYRDSRGTVIVDTGNEYYYGTSSGSNGDSRVVKAAQDQAAKLKSKYPDTTLYTVGFGLGDNGNNVMSPSGKNGNKSVDKYYPADDADELEIVYNNINTAITLRSKAWEVTDPMGAMIEFGEIKTAVGTAVAREENGTLTWTIRKDTPGASYDKTLDGKKYTFHPYELQYTIRLKTESSGFAAGEFYPTNKQTKLTYVFSDAEGNIPENAELKEAFFKVPTVKGYLGSLSFRKEDGRGNAVTGAQFTLNCTCGDPVHGAAASGTSVNGTVAISNIPSGHTYTMTETVPANSDFDQSAVKTYTVAVDYGKVTVTDSKNAVVYSDAENKKDMTVINYYKPQNETLELTKTWVPEAPAGVTEITVTVDRITGYDQNQAPIFDGTGAYQHEIKVTKNGDTWTGSASLPTRDINDNTTITYGVVGETGASGYDLVSGTSVDLVNVSSGEDTIQLKKIWNTPDQTGEAVTLRVKGSDSSVKDVTLDGTVDSVETTAWEATLSLPSYDAEGKITYSVVELDKTGAEKSTGVVELANGAYTVSISGGTVTNTIQQDYYGTLSGTKVWKNPEGNYDDTVEISLIATVDGSEYTVAVDTIGEQDPATGSRDWGYSFSSLPKYAVDTAGNSVIAALAAEGVELEGQSITYKVTDDLTDYNVTDGTFEQNLTNQIKPAAGTLSVTKTWEDDGNSYDTRSVEDVTLVVTRSSNGETDPAFEKTVTFDPIYGLDETPEAVAVNTATYTFEETFDVYDADGKLYTYTVAEQGAVTENQVTTIAGKDGAEYGVTYPKQNVTLVDGAAELEALNTLDGDQVTITVSKTWKGPGTEAATGKATFQVKDGDTVVDSCELTGDDSHTFTLPKPAASYDVVEVAVEGYTTDKTVNDEKTAYSFTNTIGQSTFDITGTKAWTGVPEGENLPETVTVILNRNGEKIDEDVITAAEGWNYAFEGLDKYDLTTGKEYVYTVTDSVGGFTATDGVKSNGYQLTNAFVPDYWKTSFEVTKAWNDGGNADGDRPESIYVGLYAGDTFLKYAELTSDTWKHTFTDLPKYATDGKTPIQYTVKEGTVAGDVFTPAGASIELDGVTYTILIAGGQITNTRDSETGGSTVTYSVSKIWNGPTSADVAFGLFRNSETTPIQTITGGEMTAAQATDAVWSASFAPVDKFDGSGSRYTYTVKEGTVADGVFTPAEGTITLGGETYTVEAREPVGNSYTFVNTVQDAHTFSVTATKTWENIENVTLPETIQLQLLANDVKSGDPVEVKADAEGKWTHTFTGLAKYDGAYEPITYTVEEVGAYDSTSVESDGVAAVRLVKYGNDYYEVKYDGLNVTNTYTSTDKYCYRVDRVYNYYLDDVLQSGKTVTKTGELQSGEANAYITNLDTDAYKSQDEMSSYRYVSGTPTVVIADVEKVGVQLVEANHEYVITLVYELREESSDPGPGPGPDPTTRYDLVVKYLEEGTEEVLSSEYSTRKAEGSSYNVTAQTEKTISGYTITDITGDDVIGNMNSDKEIIVWYVRETDIDPEPTPLDPTPGGDVDIIDDKTPLDDGSGIATGDGDEVTIVDDPTAMGNLPQTGTMARSAVNPTTTLGLLALSLSMAAAGLAITIGRKKEEEFED; encoded by the coding sequence ATGTTGGCAAACAGCAAGAAAAGAGTGTTGTCCCTGTTCCTGGCGTTCGTCATGGTATTCGGACTGCTGCCGACGGCGGCGTTCGCAGCGGCCAATGACGGTCAGATCGGAAAGTATGTCGAACTGAACGCCGATAACACCATTCAGGCGGGGACAGAGACTGCAACGTCCACAAAGACGATTCAGGATCCCAACGGATACGTGATCATGAGCAAGGACATTACCGGGACTGACAAGGAAAACGAGTTCCTGGTCACCCTCAAGGTGGAGACCACGGAGCAGGAGTCCACCATGACCGCCACCTCCGGCGCGGACGTGGTCCTGGTCTTCGACGTGTCCACCAGCATGGACTATACCACCGGCGGGACAGCGCCAGGTAGGTGGGGCTGGAAGCTTTCCAACACCCGCTGGACCGCGCTGAAGGCAGCGGCCGAGAGCTTTATTACCGGGCTGCTGGCGAACAACAAGAACCGGGTCTCCATCGTGATCTATGGCGGTGGAAATAGTTTTAATGGCAATAAAGTCCACAAGACCATCTGTAACTGGACCAGCGACGCCCAGACGGCCATCAACACCTTTAAGAACTATGATGTGGTGCGCCAGAATTATGTCAATCAACAGGGCGTGACCAATAAGACCAGCCTGCGCAAGGCCTATCTGAACGACAACGGTAACGATTATGGCGCCACAAACTGCCAAGCCGGGTTTGTCGCTGCACAAGAGGTACTGGGCCAGCGCGGCGCCACAGAGAATTCCTCTTACGTGATCTACATGTCCGACGGCGTCACGAACCGCAGATACCGCGATAGTCGGGGAACCGTTATCGTGGATACGGGAAATGAGTATTATTACGGTACCAGCTCCGGCAGTAACGGCGACTCTAGGGTAGTCAAGGCTGCGCAAGATCAGGCAGCCAAGCTGAAGAGCAAGTACCCGGATACCACCCTTTACACCGTGGGCTTCGGCTTGGGCGATAACGGCAACAACGTGATGAGTCCGAGCGGGAAGAATGGCAACAAGTCGGTGGATAAGTATTACCCGGCGGACGACGCCGACGAGCTGGAGATCGTCTACAACAACATCAACACCGCGATCACCCTGCGCAGCAAGGCTTGGGAGGTTACGGACCCCATGGGCGCCATGATCGAGTTCGGCGAGATCAAAACTGCGGTCGGCACTGCGGTCGCCCGCGAGGAGAACGGCACCCTCACCTGGACCATCCGTAAGGATACCCCCGGCGCAAGCTATGACAAGACCTTGGATGGCAAGAAGTACACCTTCCACCCCTATGAGCTCCAGTATACCATCCGTCTGAAGACTGAGAGCAGCGGTTTTGCGGCGGGAGAGTTCTATCCCACAAACAAGCAGACCAAACTGACCTATGTGTTTTCCGACGCTGAGGGCAATATTCCGGAGAATGCCGAGCTGAAGGAGGCATTCTTCAAGGTCCCCACTGTGAAGGGCTACCTGGGAAGCCTGAGCTTCCGCAAGGAGGACGGCCGGGGGAACGCCGTGACGGGCGCGCAGTTCACACTCAACTGTACCTGCGGAGACCCTGTGCATGGCGCTGCCGCTTCCGGCACCTCCGTGAACGGCACTGTCGCCATCTCCAACATCCCCTCCGGGCACACCTATACCATGACCGAGACCGTGCCTGCGAACAGCGACTTTGACCAGTCTGCGGTCAAGACCTATACCGTCGCCGTGGACTACGGCAAGGTCACCGTGACCGACAGCAAGAATGCCGTCGTGTACTCCGACGCGGAGAACAAAAAGGACATGACGGTGATCAACTACTATAAGCCCCAGAACGAGACCCTGGAGCTCACCAAGACCTGGGTGCCCGAGGCCCCCGCCGGTGTGACCGAGATCACCGTCACCGTGGACCGCATCACCGGGTACGACCAGAATCAGGCCCCCATCTTTGACGGCACCGGCGCGTATCAGCATGAGATCAAGGTCACCAAGAACGGTGATACCTGGACCGGCTCCGCCAGCCTTCCCACCCGGGATATCAACGACAACACCACCATTACCTACGGCGTGGTCGGCGAGACCGGCGCCTCCGGCTATGACCTGGTGAGCGGCACCAGCGTGGACCTGGTCAACGTGAGCAGCGGCGAAGATACCATCCAGCTGAAGAAGATCTGGAATACCCCGGACCAGACCGGCGAAGCCGTCACCCTGCGGGTGAAGGGCTCCGACAGCTCCGTGAAGGACGTGACCCTGGACGGCACTGTGGACAGTGTGGAGACCACGGCCTGGGAGGCCACCCTCAGCCTGCCCAGCTACGATGCTGAAGGCAAGATCACCTACAGCGTGGTGGAGCTTGATAAGACCGGCGCTGAGAAGAGCACCGGCGTGGTGGAACTCGCCAATGGCGCTTATACCGTGAGCATCAGCGGCGGCACTGTCACCAACACCATCCAGCAGGACTACTACGGCACCCTCTCCGGGACCAAGGTATGGAAGAATCCCGAGGGGAACTATGACGACACTGTGGAGATTTCCCTCATCGCCACCGTGGACGGGAGCGAGTACACCGTGGCCGTCGACACCATCGGCGAGCAGGACCCTGCGACCGGGAGCCGCGACTGGGGTTACAGCTTCAGCTCTCTGCCCAAGTACGCCGTGGACACCGCGGGTAACAGCGTCATCGCCGCGCTGGCCGCCGAAGGCGTAGAGCTGGAGGGCCAGAGCATCACCTACAAGGTCACCGACGACCTGACGGACTACAACGTTACCGACGGCACCTTTGAGCAGAACCTGACCAACCAGATCAAGCCCGCCGCCGGCACCCTGTCGGTCACCAAGACCTGGGAGGACGACGGCAACAGTTACGACACCCGTTCGGTCGAGGACGTGACCCTGGTGGTCACCCGTTCCTCCAACGGCGAAACCGACCCTGCGTTTGAAAAGACCGTGACCTTCGACCCCATCTACGGCCTGGACGAGACCCCCGAGGCAGTGGCCGTGAACACCGCTACCTATACCTTTGAAGAGACGTTTGACGTCTATGACGCCGACGGAAAGCTGTACACCTACACCGTGGCCGAGCAGGGCGCTGTGACCGAGAATCAGGTCACCACCATTGCCGGCAAGGACGGCGCCGAGTACGGCGTAACCTATCCCAAGCAGAACGTCACCCTGGTCGACGGCGCCGCCGAGCTGGAGGCCCTGAACACCCTGGACGGCGATCAGGTCACCATCACCGTGAGCAAGACCTGGAAGGGCCCCGGTACGGAGGCCGCCACCGGCAAGGCTACCTTCCAGGTGAAGGACGGCGATACCGTGGTCGACTCCTGTGAGCTGACCGGTGACGACAGCCACACCTTTACCCTGCCCAAGCCCGCCGCCTCCTACGATGTGGTGGAGGTCGCCGTGGAGGGCTACACCACTGACAAGACTGTCAATGATGAGAAGACCGCATACAGCTTCACCAATACCATCGGGCAGAGCACCTTCGACATCACCGGCACCAAGGCGTGGACGGGCGTTCCCGAGGGGGAGAATCTGCCTGAGACCGTCACCGTAATCCTCAACCGCAACGGCGAGAAGATTGACGAGGACGTCATCACTGCCGCCGAGGGCTGGAACTATGCGTTCGAGGGCTTGGACAAGTACGACCTGACCACCGGCAAGGAGTACGTCTACACCGTCACCGACAGCGTGGGCGGCTTTACCGCCACGGACGGCGTGAAGTCCAACGGCTACCAGCTCACCAATGCCTTTGTCCCTGATTACTGGAAGACCAGCTTTGAGGTCACCAAGGCCTGGAACGACGGCGGCAACGCCGACGGCGACCGGCCCGAGAGCATCTATGTGGGCCTGTATGCCGGCGATACCTTCCTGAAGTACGCCGAGCTGACCTCCGATACCTGGAAGCATACCTTCACCGATCTGCCCAAGTACGCCACGGACGGCAAGACCCCCATCCAGTACACCGTGAAGGAGGGCACCGTGGCTGGGGATGTGTTCACCCCCGCCGGGGCCAGCATTGAGTTGGACGGCGTGACCTACACCATCCTCATTGCCGGCGGCCAGATCACCAACACCCGCGACAGCGAGACCGGAGGCTCCACCGTCACCTACTCGGTGAGCAAGATCTGGAACGGCCCCACCAGCGCGGACGTGGCCTTCGGCCTCTTCCGGAACAGCGAGACCACACCCATCCAGACCATCACCGGCGGCGAGATGACCGCGGCCCAGGCCACCGACGCGGTCTGGAGCGCCTCCTTCGCCCCCGTCGACAAGTTTGACGGCAGCGGCAGCCGCTACACCTATACCGTGAAAGAGGGCACCGTGGCCGACGGCGTGTTCACCCCTGCCGAAGGCACCATCACCCTGGGCGGCGAGACCTACACCGTGGAGGCCCGTGAGCCCGTGGGCAACAGCTACACCTTTGTCAATACCGTGCAGGATGCGCACACCTTCAGCGTCACCGCCACCAAGACCTGGGAGAACATTGAGAACGTCACCCTGCCGGAGACCATCCAGCTCCAGCTGCTGGCCAACGACGTGAAGAGCGGCGATCCCGTGGAGGTCAAAGCTGACGCCGAGGGCAAGTGGACCCACACCTTTACCGGCCTTGCCAAGTACGACGGCGCCTATGAGCCCATCACCTACACCGTGGAAGAGGTGGGCGCTTACGACTCCACCTCTGTGGAGAGCGACGGCGTGGCCGCCGTGAGGCTGGTGAAGTACGGCAACGACTACTACGAGGTGAAGTATGACGGCCTGAACGTCACCAACACCTACACCAGCACCGACAAGTACTGCTACCGTGTGGACCGCGTCTACAACTACTACCTGGACGACGTGCTCCAGAGCGGCAAGACCGTGACCAAGACCGGCGAGCTCCAATCCGGCGAGGCCAATGCCTATATCACCAACCTGGACACCGACGCCTACAAGAGCCAGGACGAAATGAGCAGCTACCGGTACGTCAGCGGTACTCCCACCGTGGTGATCGCCGATGTGGAAAAGGTGGGCGTGCAGCTCGTCGAAGCCAACCATGAGTACGTCATCACCTTGGTCTACGAGCTGCGTGAGGAGTCCTCCGATCCCGGCCCTGGCCCCGGCCCCGATCCCACCACCCGCTATGATCTGGTGGTGAAGTACCTGGAGGAGGGGACCGAGGAGGTGCTGTCCAGCGAGTACTCCACCCGCAAAGCCGAGGGCAGCAGCTATAACGTGACCGCCCAGACCGAGAAGACCATCTCCGGCTACACCATCACCGACATCACGGGCGACGATGTCATCGGCAACATGAACAGCGACAAGGAGATCATCGTCTGGTACGTCAGGGAGACGGACATCGATCCCGAGCCCACACCCCTCGACCCCACCCCCGGCGGCGATGTCGACATCATCGACGACAAGACGCCTCTGGACGACGGCAGCGGTATCGCTACCGGCGACGGCGACGAAGTGACCATCGTGGACGACCCCACTGCTATGGGCAACCTGCCCCAGACCGGCACCATGGCCCGCAGCGCGGTGAATCCCACTACGACCCTCGGCCTGCTGGCCCTGAGCCTCTCCATGGCGGCAGCCGGCCTGGCCATTACCATCGGCCGCAAGAAGGAAGAGGAGTTCGAGGACTGA
- the udk gene encoding uridine kinase — translation MDTMIIGIAGGTGSGKTTLTKKLQEEFGAHVSVLYHDNYYKSHSEMPFEERTRLNYDHPDAFDTGLMIRDIQALQRGETIRCPVYDYTIHDRSGETVEVRPTKVILVEGILIFENKALRDLMDIKIFVDTDADVRILRRITRDVKKRGRSLDSVVSQYLTTVKPMHEQFVEPSKRFADIVVLEGGRNLVALDMIIQRIKSHVEAEETP, via the coding sequence ATGGACACCATGATCATCGGGATCGCCGGGGGTACCGGCTCAGGCAAGACCACCCTGACCAAGAAGCTCCAGGAGGAGTTTGGAGCGCATGTCAGCGTGCTCTACCACGACAACTATTATAAGTCGCACAGCGAAATGCCCTTTGAGGAGCGGACCAGACTCAATTACGACCACCCGGACGCCTTCGATACCGGGCTGATGATCCGGGATATCCAGGCCCTCCAGCGGGGGGAGACGATCCGGTGTCCGGTGTACGACTACACCATCCATGACCGATCCGGCGAGACCGTGGAGGTCCGCCCCACCAAGGTCATTCTGGTGGAAGGCATCCTGATCTTTGAGAACAAGGCCCTTCGGGACCTGATGGACATCAAGATTTTTGTGGATACCGACGCCGATGTGCGCATCCTCCGCCGCATCACCCGGGATGTGAAGAAGCGGGGGCGGAGCTTGGACTCGGTGGTCAGCCAGTATCTCACCACCGTCAAGCCCATGCACGAGCAGTTCGTGGAGCCCTCCAAACGGTTTGCCGACATCGTGGTGCTGGAGGGAGGCCGCAACCTGGTGGCCCTGGATATGATCATCCAGCGCATCAAAAGCCATGTGGAGGCGGAAGAGACGCCATAA
- a CDS encoding sigma-54 interaction domain-containing protein, which translates to MELNAAARAAFDAMREGITIIDTEGCIVFGNRAYRDFLNKEAGGDIGEIEGYRLRDLRPGARLPDVLEAGAPILHITRQEIQDFYFVNLYPIYQDGVLAGGLSVVTFLEDAYQTREELEAMERRSRQVLRSISRANGAKYTFDDIVAVTPAAAQVKALAEKIAATDATVLLESESGTGKELYAQAIHNHSPRREGVFVAINCSNFNPNMLESELFGYVEGAFTGAKKGGKLGLFEAAAGGTLFLDEISEMDLALQAKLLRALQERKVRPVGGVKELDTDVRVIAACNANLPDYVAQGRFRKDLYYRLNTFPVHIPPLRERPGDIPALAGAILDDLSRKLHRSFSLTGDAVSRLQAHDWPGNVRELRNVLEFSAYLSSSGIITEESLPDSLPHDPQSAPLLTLAQRTRAFEKREISRLLEQNGSSLEGKKKTAAQLGISLASLYNKLKASEI; encoded by the coding sequence GTGGAGCTCAACGCCGCCGCCCGCGCCGCCTTCGACGCCATGCGGGAGGGCATCACCATCATCGACACCGAGGGCTGCATCGTCTTTGGAAACCGGGCCTATCGGGATTTTCTGAACAAAGAGGCCGGGGGCGATATCGGCGAGATCGAGGGCTACCGGCTGCGGGATCTGCGGCCCGGCGCGCGGCTTCCGGATGTGCTGGAGGCGGGAGCGCCCATCCTCCACATCACCCGGCAGGAGATCCAGGACTTCTATTTCGTCAATCTCTACCCCATCTATCAGGACGGAGTCCTGGCCGGCGGCCTCTCCGTGGTCACCTTCCTGGAGGACGCCTATCAGACCCGGGAGGAGCTGGAGGCCATGGAGCGGCGCAGCCGTCAGGTCCTGCGCAGCATCAGCCGGGCCAACGGCGCGAAATACACCTTTGACGACATCGTGGCCGTCACCCCCGCAGCCGCCCAGGTCAAAGCCCTGGCGGAGAAGATTGCCGCCACCGACGCCACCGTGCTGCTGGAGTCGGAGAGCGGAACCGGCAAGGAGCTGTACGCCCAGGCCATCCACAATCACAGCCCCCGCCGGGAGGGGGTCTTCGTGGCCATCAACTGCTCCAACTTCAACCCCAACATGCTCGAATCCGAGCTCTTCGGCTATGTGGAGGGGGCCTTTACCGGGGCCAAAAAGGGGGGCAAGCTGGGGCTCTTTGAGGCCGCGGCGGGAGGCACCCTCTTCCTGGACGAGATCTCCGAGATGGACCTGGCCCTCCAGGCCAAGCTCCTCCGGGCGCTCCAGGAGAGAAAGGTCCGCCCGGTGGGCGGGGTCAAGGAGCTGGACACAGATGTGCGGGTCATTGCCGCCTGCAACGCGAACCTCCCGGACTATGTGGCCCAGGGCCGGTTCCGCAAGGATCTCTACTACCGGCTAAACACCTTTCCCGTCCACATCCCGCCCCTGCGGGAGCGCCCCGGCGATATCCCCGCCCTGGCCGGCGCCATCCTGGACGACCTCTCCCGCAAGCTCCACCGCAGCTTCTCCCTCACCGGGGACGCGGTGAGCCGCCTCCAGGCCCACGACTGGCCCGGCAATGTCCGGGAGCTGCGCAACGTGCTGGAGTTCTCCGCCTACCTCTCCTCCTCCGGCATCATCACGGAGGAATCGCTCCCCGACAGCCTGCCCCATGACCCCCAGTCCGCCCCCCTCCTTACCCTGGCCCAGCGGACCCGCGCCTTTGAAAAGCGGGAGATCAGCCGCCTGCTGGAGCAGAACGGCTCCAGCCTGGAGGGGAAGAAAAAGACCGCCGCGCAGCTCGGAATCTCCCTGGCCAGCCTCTACAACAAATTGAAGGCGTCGGAGATCTAA